Sequence from the Hymenobacter gelipurpurascens genome:
TATCAAAAAATAGCACGTAAGAGAGGTCAAAGACAACCAAAGTATTATGAGTGTGTAACCAAGTAATACTGATTTTCGCGGAGTATTCTTTGAATATAGTTTTGCTAATGCAATCGTTTCATCAAACGTAAGTTCCGTCAAATTGTGATTTGAATTTTCCATCAAGTTTTATAAAATATTTAATTTACCTCTATTTCATAATATCACAAGTAGTAGCAATTCCTCTAATATTGTTACTAAATAGCGTATTTCACCTTGCATTTCAAATGCGAAAGTTGTTTAGATGAAAGCCAGTATGCAGGTGTTGTAATAATTGCGCATAAATTTCAAAGCTTTAAGCTTGGGAGCAGTCTGTGTTGAATTATGCCAATATGATGCGTTAAGAAGCATACTCTTTTCAGTTGCCTTTTTTGGGAAGCTTACACTTAGGTATTCGCTTCAAAGGTGTAATAAAGCGCAAAGGATCATTCGCTAACAAGACACGCAATTTGGCCAGCTGCTCCTCGGTGGTTACTTTCATCCAAGGTTCCGGGGCAATCGCATATGCGTATTGAATAATGCGGTTGGCCTCCTCAAACAAACCCACGCCGAAGTAGGCTTCTCCTTGGCTGGCCATCACCCAGTACCGTTCGGCAGCCTCTTTCTGCTGTTCTTCCTTCGATTGGTAGACTTCGGGCGTTCTTGGAAAAGTCTGCACTGCTAGCGATTGATTACAAAGCTCAATGACTTCTTTTCGTACCCGTTGGGCTTGCACGTAATCGGCAATGGCCTCAGCCGGCACCTTCGATTCGGCTGCCCGCTTGTTGAGCAAAAAAGCGAAGTTGATGCCGTTGTAGTGGTCGTTGCGTAGGTAATAGCCGCGTTCATAAGCCCGGATGGCTTCGTCCAGTAATGCGTTGTTATCCTCCTTCCCATTGGTCTTAGATGAAACAACATCTGCTGTACGCTTAGTCAAGTCCCAGAGACGCTTGTGAATGCTGCCCCACATGCCCAAGGTCTCGGTGTCGTTGGTGGTGTGCGGGGCCAACGGGGCTAGCACACTGCGAGCCGCCAGCAAGGCTGCTTCTTCGGTGGGCTGCTTGCTTTTGTATGTAGCCAGTGCCAGCTGCTGCAACAGGTAGGGGTCTTCCTGGTCTTCCGAACTCGCCTCGAAGGTTGCCGCTTGTCGAAGCTGTTTGCGGCTGTTGGCCTGGGTCTTGCGCACCACTTCCAGTAGTCTTTTCATCTCCAACCAGTTCTCTTTTTTTTTTGCTTCACCTACTTGGGCCATGAGCGCCCGGTGCGTCGGGTTGTCGGCCCCATCGGATTCATTACCCTCGGGTGTTGTTTTTGGCTCTAGGCTCTTTGCCGCAGTCGCAGCGCTGCGCATGGCTTCCTGCATTTTTTGCAGCGCGGGGGGCGTCAGGTTTTTCAGAAACGTGTAAACCGGGCTGTCCTGTTCTATAGGATCCTTCGCCAAGATTTGCTGAATTGCTTCGGTCAGCAATTTCTGGAAACGTCGCGCCTCGCTGGCCCCAATGTCTTCGCCCAAGTGATGGTACTGCCGTACGGCCACATGGTTCACGTCGAAGGGAAAGGTCTTGATGCCGTCTTCGGCCACGATGATGGTGGTGAACGGGCGCAACGCGTGCCGGATGCCCAGTTCGTAGAACGCGTTTTTGTTGGATGTCGACAGGTCGGCCACTACCACGTCGGCGCTGAGGAGCAGTTCGTACATGGGCATGTCAATCAGGCCGGAATGCACGATTTCGTCGGCGCGAATGCAGCGCAACCCAGCCGCTTCCACCCCCGGCTTGATCATGTTTTGGTACGACATGTCCAAATCCAAGGTCCGCCCAGTTTCAAAATCGACTTTTTTCCCAAATCCCATTATGACGAAGCACGTCTTCTGGGATTGATTTTCCTGGTGTGGTGCCATATGGTTGAATCAAGAGGGCAGCAACGCCTTGAAGAGTGGAAGGGACGACGGGCTTATGTGGCAAGGGGGAGCAACGCAAGCGGGGTACATAAACGTCGCACCGTAAGCATCTTACCTCAGTTAATTATCAACAATTATAATTTATATTTAATACATTGATAATACAACTTCTCTAACATTCAAATGGCACACATCACCTTCATTCACGGCATTTCCAACAAGCCCGAGGCCGCTAAATTGCATGCCATTTGGCGCCAAGCTCTCGCGAAAGACTATCCTGCGCACGACGTGGTGGTGGATTTGGATTCCCTGGGAGTTACCTCGTCCATGGTATACTGGGCCGACGTCTTGTACGACAAGCCGTTGGAAGGCCCCTCCATCGAAGAAGAGGCGCTGCAGGAGGAGGAGTTTGAGGGAGTGGTGGCCGCCGGGCCGGAAGCGGGGGGGGACCCGGATATGGCGTGGCGGCAGCACTTGCGCGGCAAGGAGCAACGCATGGTGGATTCACTGGCCGCCAAGCTCAACTTTGACGTGCTAGTCAACGACACGTTCACTCCGCCGAAAGCCGAGGTGAACGAAACCCTGGAACGCATTCCTCTGCCCTGGTTTGTCAAGCGCCGGATCATGAAGCAGTTCCTGCGGGACGTGCACCACTATCTGTTCAACGAAAGCTTCAGCCCCCGCATGGGCGACACGTACCGAGTGCGAGACGAGATTCGCGCACGTTTGCTGGCAGCACTGCAGGAAGGGGCGACGAAGCCCGGTCCCCACGTGGTCGTCAGCCACAGCATGGGGACGGTGATTGCCTACGACTGCCTCACGCGCGTGGAGGGTTGCCCATCCGTGGATGCGCTCATGACCATCGGAAGCCCCTTGGGCTTGGACGAAGTGCAGGATCAGCTCATCCCGGACGGAGCCTCCAGCCGACGGTTTCCTACGGAAAACGGGTTTCCTCGAAAAGTGGAGGGCTCGTGGGTAAGCGTGTACGATCGGCTGGACCCCGTCACCGGATTTGACGGGAACATCGCCGATGACTTTCTCCAAGGAGGCAAGGAGGTGGTTCAGGTCATTCAGGAGGCAAATTGGGGCTCTTGGCGGCACAACATCTCCAAGTACTTCGCGGGACCGCAGTTACGCGTCGCGCTCTCCCAACAACTCGGCTTTTAAGTGCGCCGCCATGACCCGCAGTCCAATCGAGTTCGTGTGCGCGCTTTCCGAATCGCTGCGCACATTCGACGCCCCGGGCACGGTAGCCCTGGGCGAAGAACTGATTGCGTGGCTGTACGCGCGCCCCGATTCGTTCCCCCCCAGCGAAGCCGAGAAGGTGCTGGCCCTGCTGTGCAGCAAGCGCATGTTTGGGCTGCAGCAACGAGTCAGCGACGCGCTGCTGCAAACCGAACGCGGCACCCTCAAGATACAGCTGCAGCATGCACAGGCCCTTATAGACCAAGGGTGCCTCACCGCGGCCCTGGCCGTGCTGGCGAACTTGCTCACCGCGGCTGGTGTGGCCGGGAACAATATGGAGGCCGCGAAGGAGCACTCCGAAGCCCAGGGCTTGATCGGGCGCGTGCACAAGCAGCTGTATGTCAACGCTGCGGGGACCGAAAACCCGCACGTGCGGCAGCACCTGAGGCAAGCCGTCTTTGCGTACCTGACCGCGTACGCGGAGGCCCCGGAGGCGAATCTCTGGCACGGCATCAACGTGGTAGCTCTGCTTTTTCGGGCGGAGCGCGACGGGATTGGGCTGGCGGGAATAGCCGAACCCCACCAGCTCGCGCGGAATCTGCTGGAGCGGGTTACCGAGCAATACGACAAGGGCCTGGCCGACACTTGGGCTTTTGCCATTGCCGCGGAAGCGTGCCTGGCCTTGCCTTCCCCCACGGAGGCCTTGCGCTGGGTCGAGCGGTACATAAACCAGCCCTCCGCTGACGCGTTTGAGATCGCCGGGACGCTGCGACAGTTCACGGAGGTGTGGCAAGTGGAGCGCAACCCAGATATGGCCAAGCATATCCTTCCCATACTGCAGGCCTCTTTGCTGGCACGGGAAGGAGGACAGGTCGTGATGACGGTGGCGGAGCTTCACCAACACCAGCGGGAAGAAGCCAATACCTCGCAGGTGTACGAGAAAGTGTTTGGCTCGGACACCTTCAACACCTACAAATGGTACATGAAAGGCGCGGCCCGGTGCTTGGCCGTAGCGCGCATCGGCCGGGACGCTAGCCAAGGGGTGGGCACCGGATTTTTGTTGTGGGGTGAAAGTCTTCACCCCCAACTGAAGGGGCAGTTGGTCGTGCTCACCAACGCCCACGTGGTCAGTGAGGACCCGGCCCAAACCGAAGCCCTGCGACCTCAGGAGGCAGTCATCATTTTCGAAGCCCTGAACCCCGACGAGGAGTATCAGGTCGGCCAGTTGCTCTGGTCATCGCCTCCCACCGCACTGGACACCTCGATTCTGCTTTTTGCCCCCGAAGAGACCGACCGCTTGCGGAAGCTCGTCAAAGAAGTGGTGCCGTATCCTTTGGCCAAAGCCTTGCCCTTGGTGGGGGACGCGCAACAGCGGATCTACATCATAGGCCACCCTGCCGGGGGCACACTCAGTGTGTCCTTACAGGGCAACGAATTAGTGGACCATCAAGACCCGCGGATTCATTACCGTACCCCCACGGTCGGGGGCAGCTCGGGCAGTCCCGTCTTCAACCGTCAGTGGGAGCTTATTGGCATTCACCACAAAGGCAGCGAGAATCTACCCATGCTGAATGGGAAGGTAGGCACATACCCGGCCAATGAGGGACTATGGATTCAGACCATTAAAGCTGAATTGGCAAAGGCATTCGCCAATGGCCTGACAATTGAACATTCGAGGGCGAAATTTCACTAATAGCTTATTCTATTCTTTTGGCGCTTATGCTCCCGAGTGTGCTGTATGATCTGCTGCGAATCGGACTCACTCATTGAATTTTATTCAGTATGATAATACACGTAACAAACCATGTTTGGGCTACAAGGAGTATTACTACTGCAGCAAGCATTGGGCTATTTATGGCCTTTCCTCTACTCGTCCCAACGCTGGTCATGCTGAATAAAGATGCCAATAGTGTAATAGCTGTTACTGTAACGGTAGTCTACCTCGTAATAGTTTTTTTTGCTAGTAGAGGGCAAAAATTATCGGTATTGCTAATGTCATTATATATTCTTTGTCTATGCACTGCGGTCATGGTTGGTGTTTTATCTAATGGTCCAAATGACGAAGAATCTATCGAATTAATTAAATTCAAACAAAAAATTAATCCTAATTATGCAACTGATAATACAGGAATTCCTTTATGGAGTGCAATTTTAATGTGCCTGCTATTAATGTATCCATTTTATCGGGCAGTAAAGGCAGTATTAGTTTACAAAAATGAAATTCAAGAATTCAAGTCTTTTAAAAACAAGAGAAAAAGTGTTGTTCTAAAAAATAAGAGTTTGTTAAAAATTTTGATAGCGCTTGGGTTATTAATCTTATCGTATTGTTTTATTGCTGTATCTGCGATAGCATTTGTAGCAGGGGGAGTATCGGCTACTTTTGGCTATTTCGGCTATAATTTAATAGGACTAATTGTATCCGGTTTTGGCATTAAATATGGTCGCAAACTCGTTGTTTTATCAAAACGACATTTAACCAACACTATTCTAGAAACCAGAGGCAAAGACGTTCGTCCGCCAATCCTTCTTATTCGTTCGTTTCAAGACGATGCTTTAAAACTAGAGCGGGGCAAGGGATTTAAGCTAACTCAATGGCTAAGCCCTATTCCAACCCTTGAAGAAACGCTATGCAGAAGACTGTCTTTATCAGGGCCGGTTATTGCAATCGGCAATCCAAAAGAGAAATTGCCTCCATTAGGTGCTGCAAGAGACTATTATGACGATAGTTCTTGGATGGATCAAATTGATGCTTTATTAACCGAGTCAAAGTATGTAGTTGCAATATTAGGTAATACAAATAGTTTAGAATTAGAATTTAAGAAGATTAAGAATTATAACTTATTGAACAAGCTAATATTGGTTTTCCCACCCAAGGATATAACGAGCATTCATGCAAGGTGGAGTGCTTTCATTAAGATTATTGATTTGCCCATAGAGCTTGAAATAAATGAAATGTATTTATTAATGAATTTTAACAATGGATCTATAAATAATATAGCGATGTGCAAAGACAAAAAATGTGATTCATACGAAGTCGCTGTTAGTAAAATTTTAGCTCATGATAGGTTAATAAGTGATTGCCCATCACAGTCTTAATCATTTGGTTGTTTTATAGCGCTTTCTCGAACGGTTTACTAGCGTCGTCGTTTGAGAGAGTATGCACCCGTACTCCAATGTCTTACGCCAAAGCGGTCGCACACCTGCCAGAGGTGCGCACGGCACTACCCGACAGCAGGTGTGCGACCGCTTTGGCGTAAGCTACTCGTTCGTGTCCAAACTCCTGACACACGCGCGGCAAACCGGCTCGCTAGCTCCCTTACCTGGCTAGTGGAGTATGTAGGCCAGCACCCCGATGCCACACTGGCTAAGGTTAATGATGCCTGGTGGACCAGAACTGTCTCTGGTCTGTACTGCAGGAGCACGGGCTACGCCGCAAAAAAGCCTGCACGCTACCGAACGTGAAACGGAGTGGGTACGCGTGATGCAGCGCCAGCACTTGGAGCACATCGCAGGCCGGGCGGATGTGCTCCGCTTGTACTTATTTGACGAGACAGGCCTACGCCTAGATTGCTGCCGATGCTACGGGCCGGCGCTGCACAGCCAGCGCGAGACTGGAGCCGTGCCGCTCAAACGAGGCCAGACGCTGATATTAATTGGAGCGCTGGGCTTGCGTGGGCTGACGGCCCAGCATACTATTTGTCGCAGCCTCAAATAAGCGCCGCTTCGCTTTCTACATGGGCCACATGTTGGGCCCACAATTGCGCCGCGCCGAAGTGCTGGTCCTCGAATAACCTGCCTGGGCACAAGCTTAAAGGGCTGCTGCAAGAACTGGCCCGGCGCGGCGTCAAGGTGCTGTTTCTGCCGCCTTACTCGCCCGACTTTACGTCGGTTGAGCCGCCCTGGAGCAAGCTCAAAACGAAGCTGCGCCAAGCCTAGGTTCGCACGTGGTAAGCCCTCGAAGCCGCTATCCATATCGCCGCTAACTGGATTACTGGCCAAGACGCCAAAGTCTAGTTTAACCACAGCGGCTAACACGTACACCGTTCATCAATTCGTTATAACTCTTGATAAAGCGTAATATTAATAAACCTCTTAATATAAATATGAAACATTAGTATTTGAACTAATCTCTCGTCTTTACAGGCTGTTTCGGGTAAAAGTAGAAGTCTGAAGAAAGAGAGCTAATATAATTTGGAACCTGTTTTCCATCTGACATCTTTTCAACATCCGATCTTACACGATTAAGAATTTCTAAAAAGGATAATCCAGGAATTTGCAAAGCTTTTAGCAAAGCCACTGTATAGACACCGCCTTGTATGCTGGAATTTTCATAGGCATAACCGCCAAGTGAGGACGACCAAGCGACAACCCCTTCACGCGGAGGCTTGATTTCAGCCATCCCGTTGTAGGTGTCACTTTTTGAATAAGTACTATCTGCTAGTATTACTGGTCTACAAGCATCCAAAATCAATAGATTTGTGCTGCTTTGCGCTTCATTAAACCTGGTTATGATGTTATTAAGGGGAAGGCATGTAAAGGGCACTGATTTTTTGAATTTTAAATCAGCATCAATAGGGACTAAATAGTTTTCACCATTTAAGATAAAAGCATCTCCACCATAATAAATTAAAGCTATATCATTTTTCCTAATATTGTCAAAAAAAGACTGAAATGCTGATTGCATGCTTCTCAAACTTCCATTAGTAAGCAGATAAACTTCGAACCCTGATTTTTCCAGGAATGATTGCATTGCGTAAGCATCCTTTACAGGATACATTAGTCGTCTCTGAAATTGATAATCCTTATTGCCTATTACTAGAGCCAACCGCCGTTGATTTTTTTCGAGCTTTTTATCCTCAGTAGAAAATGGTCCTTCTATGGTTTTAATTGGTGTTCTTTCGGTATGTAACCCGTTTGAAGTGTCAGTAGATAGTACCGTCAAAGCACCACTGCCTTTCAAGGATTTTTTAGGCATTATCCGCTTAGATATCTGATCCGATGAAGAGTTTTCTTTACCACTGAATGATGAAATATTATTCATCCATACCTCTAAATGTGCACTTTTACTTCCTGCAACTTTTACAATTTTAATAGCGCTTAACTTGAAAATCCTTTTCACGATTTGAGCTACTG
This genomic interval carries:
- a CDS encoding serine protease — its product is MTRSPIEFVCALSESLRTFDAPGTVALGEELIAWLYARPDSFPPSEAEKVLALLCSKRMFGLQQRVSDALLQTERGTLKIQLQHAQALIDQGCLTAALAVLANLLTAAGVAGNNMEAAKEHSEAQGLIGRVHKQLYVNAAGTENPHVRQHLRQAVFAYLTAYAEAPEANLWHGINVVALLFRAERDGIGLAGIAEPHQLARNLLERVTEQYDKGLADTWAFAIAAEACLALPSPTEALRWVERYINQPSADAFEIAGTLRQFTEVWQVERNPDMAKHILPILQASLLAREGGQVVMTVAELHQHQREEANTSQVYEKVFGSDTFNTYKWYMKGAARCLAVARIGRDASQGVGTGFLLWGESLHPQLKGQLVVLTNAHVVSEDPAQTEALRPQEAVIIFEALNPDEEYQVGQLLWSSPPTALDTSILLFAPEETDRLRKLVKEVVPYPLAKALPLVGDAQQRIYIIGHPAGGTLSVSLQGNELVDHQDPRIHYRTPTVGGSSGSPVFNRQWELIGIHHKGSENLPMLNGKVGTYPANEGLWIQTIKAELAKAFANGLTIEHSRAKFH
- a CDS encoding tetratricopeptide repeat-containing protein, with amino-acid sequence MAPHQENQSQKTCFVIMGFGKKVDFETGRTLDLDMSYQNMIKPGVEAAGLRCIRADEIVHSGLIDMPMYELLLSADVVVADLSTSNKNAFYELGIRHALRPFTTIIVAEDGIKTFPFDVNHVAVRQYHHLGEDIGASEARRFQKLLTEAIQQILAKDPIEQDSPVYTFLKNLTPPALQKMQEAMRSAATAAKSLEPKTTPEGNESDGADNPTHRALMAQVGEAKKKENWLEMKRLLEVVRKTQANSRKQLRQAATFEASSEDQEDPYLLQQLALATYKSKQPTEEAALLAARSVLAPLAPHTTNDTETLGMWGSIHKRLWDLTKRTADVVSSKTNGKEDNNALLDEAIRAYERGYYLRNDHYNGINFAFLLNKRAAESKVPAEAIADYVQAQRVRKEVIELCNQSLAVQTFPRTPEVYQSKEEQQKEAAERYWVMASQGEAYFGVGLFEEANRIIQYAYAIAPEPWMKVTTEEQLAKLRVLLANDPLRFITPLKRIPKCKLPKKGN
- a CDS encoding lipase family protein; translation: MAHITFIHGISNKPEAAKLHAIWRQALAKDYPAHDVVVDLDSLGVTSSMVYWADVLYDKPLEGPSIEEEALQEEEFEGVVAAGPEAGGDPDMAWRQHLRGKEQRMVDSLAAKLNFDVLVNDTFTPPKAEVNETLERIPLPWFVKRRIMKQFLRDVHHYLFNESFSPRMGDTYRVRDEIRARLLAALQEGATKPGPHVVVSHSMGTVIAYDCLTRVEGCPSVDALMTIGSPLGLDEVQDQLIPDGASSRRFPTENGFPRKVEGSWVSVYDRLDPVTGFDGNIADDFLQGGKEVVQVIQEANWGSWRHNISKYFAGPQLRVALSQQLGF
- a CDS encoding transposase; amino-acid sequence: MLRAGAAQPARDWSRAAQTRPDADINWSAGLAWADGPAYYLSQPQISAASLSTWATCWAHNCAAPKCWSSNNLPGHKLKGLLQELARRGVKVLFLPPYSPDFTSVEPPWSKLKTKLRQA